Proteins co-encoded in one Syntrophales bacterium genomic window:
- a CDS encoding cytoplasmic protein has product MIRIGDRKEQYRDFEALELFCPRCRRAVPVRKRLLLILPDGEKYDYTCVFCGTSVGDKIVKSAENIHLIIP; this is encoded by the coding sequence ATGATAAGGATAGGAGACAGAAAAGAACAGTACCGCGATTTTGAAGCACTAGAACTCTTCTGTCCTAGATGTCGCCGCGCCGTGCCAGTAAGGAAACGGTTACTTTTGATCCTACCAGATGGCGAAAAATACGATTATACTTGTGTATTTTGTGGTACATCAGTTGGTGATAAAATCGTAAAATCTGCCGAGAACATACATTTGATAATCCCTTAA